The Pangasianodon hypophthalmus isolate fPanHyp1 chromosome 13, fPanHyp1.pri, whole genome shotgun sequence genome includes a window with the following:
- the LOC113528350 gene encoding transcription factor Sox-9-A isoform X1: MNLLESYVKMTDEQDKCLSDAPSPSMSEDSAASPCPSGSGSDTENTRPPSENRLKKDEDEEGKFPVCIRDAVSQVLKGYDWTLVPMPVRVNGSGKSKPHVKRPMNAFMVWAQAARRKLADQYPHLHNAELSKTLGKLWRLLNEGEKRPFVEEAERLRVQHKKDHPDYKYQPRRRKSVKSGQGETEDTEHTHISPNAIFKALQRADSPASSMGEVHSPGDHSAGQSQGPPTPPTTPKTDVPSVKPDLKREGRPLPEGTGRQLNIDFRDVDIGELSSDVISNMEAFDVNEFDQYLPTHGAQAYSSSGYGMGQTAGTSGHGWMGKQQPQQQPQQHSLTPLGTAGEQGQAQQRPAHIKTEQLSPSHYSEQSQGSPQHVAYGSFNLQHYTATTSTYPSIPRTQYDYSDHQGGAASYYNQGSGLYSTFSYMSPAQRPMYTPVADASGVPNVPQTHSPQWEQQPVYTQLSRP, from the exons atGAATCTCCTCGAGTCGTACGTGAAGATGACCGACGAGCAGGACAAATGTCTCTCCGACGCGCCGAGTCCGAGCATGTCGGAGGACTCTGCAGCCTCCCCGTGTCCGTCCGGCTCGGGCTCCGACACCGAGAACACGCGGCCGCCGTCCGAGAACCGGCTCAAGAAGGACGAAGACGAAGAGGGCAAGTTCCCTGTGTGCATCCGCGACGCCGTGTCACAGGTGCTCAAAGGCTACGACTGGACGCTCGTGCCCATGCCGGTGCGCGTGAACGGCTCGGGTAAGAGCAAGCCGCACGTGAAGAGGCCCATGAACGCGTTTATGGTGTGGGCGCAGGCGGCGCGCAGAAAACTGGCCGATCAGTACCCTCACCTCCATAACGCCGAGCTCAGCAAAACCCTGGGCAAACTCTGGCG GCTGCTGAATGAAGGCGAGAAGCGGCCGTTTGTGGAGGAGGCTGAGAGATTGCGAGTACAGCATAAGAAAGATCATCCGGACTACAAATACCAGCCACGGCGGCGGAAGAGTGTGAAGAGCGGCCAGGGTGAAACCGAGGACaccgagcacacacacatttctcccaATGCCATCTTTAAAGCCCTACAGAGAGCCGACTCTCCCGCGTCCAGTATGGGCGAGGTGCACTCTCCCGGAGACCACTCAG CAGGTCAGTCTCAGGGCCCTCCAACTCCCCCCACGACTCCCAAAACAGACGTTCCGAGTGTGAAACCGGACCTGAAGCGAGAGGGTCGTCCACTTCCCGAGGGCACAGGCCGCCAGCTCAACATCGACTTCAGAGACGTGGACATTGGTGAGCTGAGCAGTGATGTCATCTCCAACATGGAGGCGTTCGATGTGAACGAGTTTGACCAGTACTTGCCGACGCATGGGGCCCAGGCCTACTCCTCCTCTGGGTATGGTATGGGTCAGACGGCAGGCACCAGCGGGCATGGCTGGATGGGCAAACAACAGCCTCAGCAGCAGCCTCAGCAACACTCTCTGACCCCGCTTGGCACAGCTGGCGAGCAGGGCCAGGCCCAGCAGCGCCCGGCACACATCAAGACAGAGCAGCTCAGCCCGAGCCACTACAGCGAGCAGAGCCAGGGTTCACCCCAGCACGTGGCATACGGTTCCTTCAACCTACAGCATTACACTGCCACCACCTCCACGTACCCATCCATTCCTCGCACTCAGTATGACTACAGCGACCACCAGGGCGGTGCTGCCTCCTACTACAACCAGGGTTCAGGCCTCTACTCCACATTTAGCTACATGAGTCCTGCCCAGAGGCCCATGTACACTCCTGTCGCTGATGCTAGTGGTGTTCCAAATGTGCCTCAGACCCACAGTCCCCAGTGGGAGCAGCAGCCAGTCTATACCCAGCTCTCCCGGCcttaa
- the LOC113528350 gene encoding transcription factor Sox-9-A isoform X2 produces MNLLESYVKMTDEQDKCLSDAPSPSMSEDSAASPCPSGSGSDTENTRPPSENRLKKDEDEEGKFPVCIRDAVSQVLKGYDWTLVPMPVRVNGSGKSKPHVKRPMNAFMVWAQAARRKLADQYPHLHNAELSKTLGKLWRLLNEGEKRPFVEEAERLRVQHKKDHPDYKYQPRRRKSVKSGQGETEDTEHTHISPNAIFKALQRADSPASSMGEVHSPGDHSGQSQGPPTPPTTPKTDVPSVKPDLKREGRPLPEGTGRQLNIDFRDVDIGELSSDVISNMEAFDVNEFDQYLPTHGAQAYSSSGYGMGQTAGTSGHGWMGKQQPQQQPQQHSLTPLGTAGEQGQAQQRPAHIKTEQLSPSHYSEQSQGSPQHVAYGSFNLQHYTATTSTYPSIPRTQYDYSDHQGGAASYYNQGSGLYSTFSYMSPAQRPMYTPVADASGVPNVPQTHSPQWEQQPVYTQLSRP; encoded by the exons atGAATCTCCTCGAGTCGTACGTGAAGATGACCGACGAGCAGGACAAATGTCTCTCCGACGCGCCGAGTCCGAGCATGTCGGAGGACTCTGCAGCCTCCCCGTGTCCGTCCGGCTCGGGCTCCGACACCGAGAACACGCGGCCGCCGTCCGAGAACCGGCTCAAGAAGGACGAAGACGAAGAGGGCAAGTTCCCTGTGTGCATCCGCGACGCCGTGTCACAGGTGCTCAAAGGCTACGACTGGACGCTCGTGCCCATGCCGGTGCGCGTGAACGGCTCGGGTAAGAGCAAGCCGCACGTGAAGAGGCCCATGAACGCGTTTATGGTGTGGGCGCAGGCGGCGCGCAGAAAACTGGCCGATCAGTACCCTCACCTCCATAACGCCGAGCTCAGCAAAACCCTGGGCAAACTCTGGCG GCTGCTGAATGAAGGCGAGAAGCGGCCGTTTGTGGAGGAGGCTGAGAGATTGCGAGTACAGCATAAGAAAGATCATCCGGACTACAAATACCAGCCACGGCGGCGGAAGAGTGTGAAGAGCGGCCAGGGTGAAACCGAGGACaccgagcacacacacatttctcccaATGCCATCTTTAAAGCCCTACAGAGAGCCGACTCTCCCGCGTCCAGTATGGGCGAGGTGCACTCTCCCGGAGACCACTCAG GTCAGTCTCAGGGCCCTCCAACTCCCCCCACGACTCCCAAAACAGACGTTCCGAGTGTGAAACCGGACCTGAAGCGAGAGGGTCGTCCACTTCCCGAGGGCACAGGCCGCCAGCTCAACATCGACTTCAGAGACGTGGACATTGGTGAGCTGAGCAGTGATGTCATCTCCAACATGGAGGCGTTCGATGTGAACGAGTTTGACCAGTACTTGCCGACGCATGGGGCCCAGGCCTACTCCTCCTCTGGGTATGGTATGGGTCAGACGGCAGGCACCAGCGGGCATGGCTGGATGGGCAAACAACAGCCTCAGCAGCAGCCTCAGCAACACTCTCTGACCCCGCTTGGCACAGCTGGCGAGCAGGGCCAGGCCCAGCAGCGCCCGGCACACATCAAGACAGAGCAGCTCAGCCCGAGCCACTACAGCGAGCAGAGCCAGGGTTCACCCCAGCACGTGGCATACGGTTCCTTCAACCTACAGCATTACACTGCCACCACCTCCACGTACCCATCCATTCCTCGCACTCAGTATGACTACAGCGACCACCAGGGCGGTGCTGCCTCCTACTACAACCAGGGTTCAGGCCTCTACTCCACATTTAGCTACATGAGTCCTGCCCAGAGGCCCATGTACACTCCTGTCGCTGATGCTAGTGGTGTTCCAAATGTGCCTCAGACCCACAGTCCCCAGTGGGAGCAGCAGCCAGTCTATACCCAGCTCTCCCGGCcttaa